The following DNA comes from Anopheles arabiensis isolate DONGOLA chromosome 3, AaraD3, whole genome shotgun sequence.
AGCTCGCGCTGCCCCCGGCTAATGCTTTCGTTGACCCCAAACTTTGCCACACTCTAATAAATCGCTCTCGCCATCCCTCCATGCGGTACCAAAAAAGGAGCTGCGAGATGTAACGCTCGTGCTACTACGGTCCGTTCAATCATCTCATTATGTAACGATAATGCAGCTCCCGCGGCACGAGAGACAACATTTTCCCGCACGATAACGATCGGGCGGTGAAAGGGCCGGTGTTGGTCGTGTACATCTCCCTCTAGCCTTTTGCGCCCTGGGGAGGTGAGTGGCATGTGAGAGGGGGTTTATGGACAAGTAAGTGATAAAAGTTTGTCACTTGCAGCTTAAGAGCAGGCGCCagcgacacacacgcacagaagCGAAGGGGGCaaaaaacacgaacattcGAAACGGTCGATCACTTCCGTTCGTAATGCTATGGTGCACGTGCCCCTGCGTACTGAAAAAAAAGCATGGTGATCATAGACCATTGCCCGCATTGGTCGCAACGACATCCATCATCACCCTCCCTCAGGGGGAGTTGGCTCTCTCCCTCACGGTGACAcatgatgtgtttgtgttggccGTGTGCGTAACGCGCGAGCCTAAAGCGTCGTTTTTTCCATTGTCAGGGTGGCAAAGTTTACGGTCAACGTGCTTGCGCACTGGGGGAACTCTATTGGTACGACTGTCACTGGCGCCCTCCGTTGTTTGCTTGTCCCCTCCACACCTCCTCTCGGGAGCATTGATGCGTTGTTTCAcatgtgcttttttgtatttggaTGTCTAGCTTTACAACGTTTACCGTTTGGTGCCGTTGTTTACCATGTTCTTGGTTTAGGGTTGGCGCACTTCGAAGGTACCGTTTGCCATTCCGGTACGGTTCTTGTTTGTAATCCACctgccaccatcaccaccataaTCAAATTATTATTCACTCTTCGTACGGCGCGAACAAAGGGTAATGTCGATCACTAAGGCGTTTGTGTGCTTGGGTTATGTTCCTTCTGGGTGAAAGATGAAGAGCGAAGCTTCATTCAGTAACGATCAAAACTGCTTTAAAAAATGGGGTCAACGTATCTGGAATGATTGccttaaaataattatttatttaatttattttattttattaattggaTTTTTATTTGTCGGGATTCGATctctaaaatatttgtaatttgaatatttaaaaccTTTTTTATCTAAATTATTTCAACTCTCCAAAAGACAATCAAAGATTATTGAAGTCAATAAGACCCTAACTTTCAAAGTCatttcaaaccaaacaacCAATCAACGTTGGTATAGTTGTCCAGTTACACCATCTAACAACCTGTCCGTTGAGGGTTCAAGTCTTGAGCCTTTTGTTCATGAGATAAACTATCATGCTGATGGACACAATAATTAGCCTTGGATGATCATGCCCAACACTGACTTATTCAGGCCTCTCTACACTAAGTAATATAGTAAAAATACATGAAACTTCTATGACATGTATAAAAGATAAAGCGACACGATCTAGACATCAAAGAGGCTTGCGAGCCGTACTTTGCCGATCGCTACTCTACGCCATTCATAGTTGATGTAAGCTACAAAACGAGAATGAAATCTCAAATGATCGTACTCAAATTATAAAATCTTAAATACTATGCTTTTCTAAACTCATCTACCAAGAGgcttttcaaacaattttcgGCCACTTAATTCACATATATATGCAACAAAATTACTGACACAACAGGAGCTTTCCCATACTATGTTTGGGAAAAGAGAAAAGGGATTTTATTTAAAGAATACGGCTTGCAATTAGATCCTATTCATcaaatgttttttcttttaaaaatacatGAACAAAGCTACAATCTTGATTGGAATTCATCTAAATTCAACTCGCTAGACTTTGATATGGTGATTCTTATCCAAAACGCTTCTTTTTCATGTATAGGAGGTCGACTAAGCGattgtcttcttcttccctGGCACAACAAACGTTGTCAAttaaggcctgcctgtactactagtgggcttggctttcagtgacttattgattatcaaagcaggatagtcagtcatGGGTTCGGGGTTCATTCGGGACCTGAAGCCATGaggggcatgttgttaaatcgtacgagttcacgactgtaccacgaaacGATGGTAGAATCTAATAAACCATTATAACTTTGTAAAAGGCTTGACTTGTCTGAAATCCGAAGAACATCGAAATTCTTCCAATTCCATCGTAAATATTCTTATGATTTTACGTCAGCTGGATCGTTTTTGGATCTGCTCAATCTTGCCACTTTTATCATGTAAGCAATGTATGTTTACTTAGAAAAGTTTTGATGGCTCTTAGCATTTCATACATTTCATAAATCATTCACATATTTTGCTCTTGGTTTGACAATTTGGTTCTTCACGTGAAATTCTACGAACATTAATGTAGAATTTGGCTCTTTCGGTTgtaaagtttgccgaccgctggcTTAGGACATAGAGCCCTAGTAGCTAGGAAACTGGACCCCGTTACCAAATCGGGGTACAACCTCGAAAAGAGAAGAAGTAGAACAATAAGATGCATACGCTTAAGGATCAAAACAATGATTTATTTTCGAGTAAGTAAGACAATATGACGCCTCAAAGCCTCAACACAAACTTCACAGTTCAAGTTTAAtattgtttccgttttttttcgttgaaaCACGTTCAACATTTAACATTACAGTTGgagataaaaataattcataaatatGCATCCTATAGAAACCTATGCAGAGGCAGTACCAacatatttattattacaaaTAATTGTgaaaaaacggaaacggaTTGCAATCTTCTTCCAATATAACTGTGTGGGGTGTAGTCAGCAAAGCTAATAGGATAGAAGATATTACTTCTACtataagaaaataattaatatctTATTACGCCTGAGCTTATGGAACTTCTCGGATAGACGAGCTTTCCGTGCTTTCCTTAATCTGCAAAACTAGAAACATCAACCACAGCAGCACAAAGAAGGAAACTCGCGCTCCTAAACCTGATGCTAACCGACCCATAACACTTCATTTAAGCGAGATCGGTTGCAGAGCAACaggcaaaacagcaaaaacaacaagaacaacaacaacagcaaaacaaaagggaaaagagTCCATAATTGAGTACGTACTTTATTTCGTTCGTACATCCGCCCCGTTTCAGGgcaggagagcgagagattaATTAGCAAGATCAAGTTTCCCGGGCGCAGGGCATTGTTTTCGGTTTCGCCTGCCAAGCGCACTGTAACCTGAAACATCAATTCGATCCAATCCGTGCAGCCGGTTTCCTTTCGGTTTGGTGCCTCTTCTCCGCTGCCGGTGTTCGGTCCACGGCgtgttgattgattttgcGTCTTTGCGCTAGGCGGAGAGAAGCCGGGGCGAACGGGGTAGAGGATTATTTACATCTCATCACCTTCACAAGCGTTTGGCGAAATCGGTTCGTTTCGGTGTGCCGGGGTATGCCGAACGTCCCACCCCTGCAGAAAGTGGCCTGCTCGCCAAGTGCCTGAAGATTATCGTGAAGATCGTTCCCTTTTAGCTGGAACCTTTCCCAGTTTCATCGAACTCTGTTTCAATCCGAGCGGTAGTACGTTCGTTTCAAAGCTCTGTTGGCATCTCTGGGCGAGTTTCTAAATGGCAGTGGCCTTACAAAAGGGAAGGCGCAGCAGAATGGCAAATGAATAGGAAAAGCAACAGAGACCACGACGTCAGGTTATGAAATATGCTGTACAACACTAGGATTGGCATCTTCATAGCTTTACCTCAATCGGAGCTGAGGAACAAACCGTTCGCCACTCTTCAGCGCTGGTGAAAATGAATAGCGAGCGTCAGCATCGCGAACCTTCGCATTTACAAAACTGTTTGGGGCGAGGAGAGGCTTTTGTGTCGAAGAATTCGGTCAGCTTTCAGATAGTCGAAATACCACGATCTGGTAGCATTTGGCAAGCAGCAAATCGGGGTGCAGCTGTTACAAAAGGGTACTTGTTGCTTCTTGAGCATCACGTCCGGATGAAGGACATAACGGATGTACATCAAGTTGGCAAAATCTTCCAGCTCCCAAACAGTAAAAAACTTGCTTCGTAAAATCAACATACTAGCCCGAATACCTTCATGCTCAAGTTACTCATTCTTTCGTCTCTTTCTTTCCCGTGTTGCAGAGTGCCCGTTGCGGAAGAAGATGTAGCTAGCTAGTCGGGATGATGGAGCAGAACATTTTCGACGTATCGGATGACATTTCCTTCCCGTGGCTGCCGGCGTACGGCGAGGCAACGGAAGCGAACCCCCTGAACGCGACCAGCAGCCGCATGCTGGAGACGATCGTCGAGGAAACGtccgacgatgacgatgggcGCGGCGACAAGGACCAGGGCGGTTCGCAGCAACCGCTCAGCTGGTCCCAGTACGATCAGGTCTGGAGTTCGGGCGGCTCGGACGCGGAGTCGGTGATACGGGTCGAAACGCCTTCCGGTAAGTATTGCATACCACGCCAAGTCAACACTTCTTCATGTCCTCATGTCTCACGATACCATTGCTTTCGTTTGCAGATCAAGACACAATGTCGGAGCGCGACTTCATCTGCCCACCGAAGCGTCGAAAGCAGGAGACGGCATCGTTCGGCGACGAGTTCCTCGCTTCCGATCTGTCCGCCATGTACGGGCGGCGGCCGCGCATCTGCGAACCGGACGGGCTCGAGCCGAATGAATATTTCATGAAGCGACACAATGAACAAAGGTACGTCTCGAGTACGTTCGTACACGGTGGATAATCCGACCAGGGGGCGGGTTGTTTGACGAGGAGCGATAAAGCAGACCGGACAGCTTCCAGCGAGCAGTTGCTGACGGGTGACATTTGGAGATCATTTCATGGGTCTTGAACCTGTggagggttttcttttttcacttcGCACTTTGCGGAGAAGCCCCAAAAATGGCTTGTAGGAAGTGACATTTTACAGCGTCGAGATTAGTAACCATCTTTTCCTCCACAAACAGGGAAACGGACAAGTTGTCGCGAGAGGaacaaaatgtttatttaatgATCCTCGGAAGTACGGGGACAGTCGTGGGGAAACGTGTCGTTTTACAtccaattttttttactattgtgATGGAATGACATCGTAAAGTTGGATGAATTGTTACGGCAAAGCTCTGCACGACAATTTGCCGATCGTGAGCGAAGAGTTATCACACCGAAAGCTTTTTCcaataacaacaacgaaaTGCGTTGCACGAATCAGTCGTGACGTTGCTACgtagaaattaaattttattctattttgcCAGCCTTTCATATTGGCGATATGAACGGTTCCTTTATATCGAtagatttaatttatatttacctttttttgcattaagTTTTTAATGGACGGTTGCTTGCATTGCATGAATTGTTGGCTTCAAATTTTTATCTCTTGTGATTACAATATATTTAAATAGAATACACTTAGAATATTAgccaattgaaaaaataatcaaattccTGTGATTTGGTAGTCAAACgtgaaccaaaacaaaaattgttacgcttttaacaaaataaaaataacgccATATTCAAACCAACATTAGCGCCACCTCTATGTCAAAATAGCAAACCAACTTTTTGTCGCATTTTTGTCGGACACCCTGAtggtatgcaatttgcagtACAAACACACCATGTGGTATGCAATCCGCAGCACACAACATAGAGCGCTTCATTTTTCTGTTGagtgttttgaattttttgctTTGAAGTCATGAATTTTAAGGAAATAGAACAACTTTTAAATAATGAGgtgtttttcaaaacaagtGAATTTCTTTTCAGAATTGAAGTATAGTAAAGAAAAGAATGCATGCACTATGTTCCCTATTTCTTAACGCTGCATTCTTCTTAGCAATTCATATCGCACTAATCTTACACGCTCAATTAGTTCTAATTcgactttattttttttagaataGTTCTTAGACGTTAAATATACCTTTTAAAGAATGTGACGTCACCATCAACACCCAACGACATCAATGTTTTCCGAAGAGCAAAGTGTCTTGAACCATTTTCACTCAATTTCATTGTTTCTTGAGGATGTCTATTCCTTTTTCATTACCACAACTTCTTCTCCGACCGCGTCACGTAATGGACATGATGGCAATGGCTTCCTGTggttctctcgctctctctctctctctctctctctctcttttgcactTTCCGatttaaaacactttccaTGCTGCATTAGCATCCATCCAGTGCACGAGAGCGTAAACGATGGGAACTGACAAATGAGTGAAAATTCGTTTTCGTGCACCATAAAGCAGGCGCACAAAGTTCAAGGGTCTTTCATTTGGAGGGagtttctgtgtgtatgtgtggtgtgtCGTGAAATCACTCAAAATCGACGATTTTTTTCCACGTCGTGCTGTTCACCCTCTGTGTGCTAGAAATTGAATCGCTTGAACCGGTTGAACCTTCGCTCCCTCGCAGCATAACGTAACGCATTGGCTCTATCCCAGATCTAAGACCATAATCAGGTCGTTAACCGTTTCCGCACGCCCTTGAAAGGGTTGGGGCATCAAAATATGCGACCAGCACGGATTATGAACCTCCCGTACTGGAGTTGTATCTGTAAAGACATATTGGCGCACGACTGTTTCGAGCGGCTTGATAAAGAGCGCGAGCGTAACGCCGTCAACTGAGGATGCCAATTGTCGGTCGGCAGGCTATTAAAGTTGCACTGCGGACAATGTGACAGCGATGTCCCCGTTTCCATCCACAGGGAGGGTAACATAAAGCGTAAGGCCCGCGGTAGACACCAGACATGGCGTCGTCGTTGGTGGTTGTGCCCATTCGCTTTCTCTtcaagcagcagaagcacTGGAGCAAGGGTCATTTGCCAACAGTGGCTTTGTTGCGCTGTGGCAAAGGAAGCGCGCACACATCAGCATCGTCCAATGTGTCGGTAATGGGGTTGTTTCCTTATCTAATTCCCTCTCTTTGACCACTGTGTCACCTTCTTAATTGACTAATTCCCAGCGAGCCTCCCTCCCAGCCGATGTAAAGCGATGCACCGTTGGCCGTTAATCGTTTTCCCTCAATTATATGGAATGCGTATAAATACACTCCCCCAACTAGCAGCAATCAGCCCGCGAGTAACTGCTGCGGCGAAACGGAAAGAAACTGACTGCCTCGTCAGCGGCACACATTCTTGCGATGTTATTTTTGGATTtcggaataaaaacaaatcggCGTTGTTCCATCGGAAAACTAACCGCGGCATCGCTCAcatctgctgctgtttttcaCATCGACCACAGAGTCTGTACGGACTGCAGGGCATGCAAATCACGTGCAATTACGTGCGTTGCCTACGATCGTGCGGCACACACTGCGGTGTTAGGGGATTGGGTTTGGAATCGAACAAACAGTACCATTGAGTGCTTGCATGTATCACCGCTCGATCGACCTGATACAGTCAGGAATTTTGCGCCAGCGACTCCCAAATGATCATCACGTACGCCTACAGAATGATAACAACAGCTCGGTTCGAGTCGAGTATTGGACGTGTTGAATGTGCACAGAGATCATGAAGCATGTTTAAATAGAGAGCAAAAAACGATCAAACGACCTCACAGCTCTCAAGATACAACTGCGACACTTGGTTACTTGTGCATAAATTCCACACTCACAAATCTTGAGACGCACAACCGATTGCTAATGACACTTTCGGGGTGTAGAGTGTGGGTTCCATAGTTGGTACAGATGGTTTATTAACGAACACGCCAGAAGCACCCGACGGCGTTTGACAAAGAGTGCTGCTGCTAAAGAGACTACGATTTGCATGTCGTCGGGGCTACAAGTAGCTAGTGATGGGGAAATTCCAAATGTTTGCAAACGAAGAGTAACCAGCTTCAGAAACAGGCCGGAACTGATCATGAAAGAGCCGTTGTACCCATTGCCATTGTATTAGTATATTACATTACAGCGTTTTTCAGGaattctcatagctgtgggacactttattgactccttcttacgtgaaatgaacttaatgtaataggaattggactctatagcacacttgttggacaaatccaataggaatttccgaGAAGTCAGTCCAAAAAAGATGCCATAGAGtcaaatttccatcatatgaagttcacttcaaTTAGGAAAGAGTAAAGGAAGTGTTCTACAaatatgagaactcctggaaaaccctgtaaagagTTTGTCATGatgttattcttctttttatatGGTCTTATTGCTTGGTTATGTGTATGATACGTTCAGTCTTCATTTTAGATTTGACTCCATCACTGGTATGTTGTTAGCTTTATTTTCTGGTACGTCACTTCTAGAATACTTTACGATCATATCAGTCTGGTTCATACCGCGAATAGATCGAGTATGCCATATACAGGTCTGCATCCTGATCATAGCTGAAGAGGGAtcatccataaattacgtttAGCGAAAAATGCGGTACCCTCCCTTCCTAGAGTTTAAACACTCCAGACTCCAGAACAGATTGAACACTCCAATAATTGCCTGATGCCATCATACAGTCATTACATACTCTAAATATACAACTTTATGTATACTGCCCATTACAAATTAGGGCTTTCGCtgaaaaaataactatgtttTATCCTTTTGAACAGCAATATAATAGGTTTACGGCGTCTTGGGAGTTTGAAAGTCTTTTGTTTCCATCCAAAATTTAGAAATAATCGTTTGTTAAATTCAGAATAAATCTCAAACCAAGTAGTGACTGAAGTAGAGAATATATTATATTAATTTGTGAGCTATAAAAATCTATCATTAGCAAATTTACAACAGAATATGATTCTATTAAATGCGTGTATTCTTCAGATGAGCAACCGGATTAACATTATTCGTTGTTTAGATTCTCCATATTCACTCTATTAGCGTTTTGTAGCGCATTGATACCCCATTTGTGGTTGAAATAGGCcgctaaaacaaaaacaaaaatagctaCTAACAGCTTGCAAAATGTGTACTTGCACCTAGGTTCGAATATTCTTCCAAAGGAACGGAACAAACTAAACCCCCCATCACTAAGCAAGTAGTAGCAAACCTCAACAACCGAGGTCGTTTATCTTGAATACAAAGCGGCTGGTTTGTTTGCTCGGGGCGATGCTGAATGGTGAGGAATAGGTCTAATCAGGCTTTATTGCCAgacagggtgtgtgtgtgtttgtgtctgttaTGAGTTGAAGAAGTTAGATGGCATAAATCCCCAACGTAGTAGAGAGGTATTTAGAAAGCAGCGATCTTTAAACAGGCGATCCCCTTCACCCAGCACACGAATACTTCTGCGAAAAGCCAAATCGCACAAAGATCATCTGTAGAAGATCTTCTCTATAACAAAGATCCGCGCAGCATTAGGCGTATAAGACGCGCCCGTTGTGTTGCTTGCTCAGAGGAGCTCAGTCGGCTCGGTTCCCTTGCAGGCATGTCAAAATCGCGCTAGTAATTGGACCGTGCCTCGCTGTGTTTAGTGTCCCTTTCCACCTCGGCTTCTCTCCCACTCTCCCCCACTCAATCGCCCATTGACCGCCAGCGTCTTCGCGTCAAGAAAGAGAATGTAACACACGCGCGTCTCAATCCGTGATCGTGTGCCCGTGCGCGCACTTTGGGCGAAAGGTAATTTGGCAACCAGCAAAGTCGGAGCGGatccggcggcggtggcggtggcggtttgttgttttcgggTGGCCAATCGAGGCCAATATGGGCCACTGTTCAAGTGCTGCCCGCATCAGCGCGTTGTTTATACATCAACGTCCAGAGAAGGCATGGGAAAACTACGTTCCAGAGCGCGTTTCGAGTGATCGCTGCCTGCCAACGCTGTGAGCGAGCTGAGTTTGAGCTTGATCGCCGCACACCGGTCGTCCGGCTGTTCGTCTCTGAGTGTGTCTCACTGTCGGGCCTATCGGTACGCGAGTGTAATGGTGTAGCGAGTCGCCACcgacaacacaacacaagcgCGCTACTCGCGGCCAACGTTCAGATATCGAAAGACGCGCGTTCAGACCAGCACGTGAAACGAGCAGCGGGTGCCGCGAACGAGTGTGTTCGGTTTGTTGTGTGACGACGCTCGCCTGGATCGCTCGCTTTGGGGTTTGGGTTAATCGGTGtcgatattttaattattagcAACACAacagccacacatacacacaaacacgttgGCTGGTGGTAAAGGTGTAAAAGGGTGCAAAGCCCACGCACACCACGCAAGTGTGGGATTTGAAGGATTTGTGTACGGTTTGGATAGGGCCACGGACAACCAGCCGACAGTGGCCGGGGCAGACAGTCAATTGGAGCAGCTCGATCGGTGTGGTCGTATCAATAGAGATAGGGTAGGGTGATGAACCGGTCTCGTTAAAATAGAGCTCGTGATGATCGGAATAATCAATTCGATCTCCCCCTTCCCGTTTATCGCTGTTCAATACAGAGTCCCCCGTTGGTAgctaattttcaatttccgtatctgtctctctccctctctctccgcAGGTTACGATTCGACGAGATTGGACATGATCTATTTACCGACTCGGATAGTCTGTCGTACGCGTCGCTAAGCCGCTCCTCGTCGCTGATCCAGTTCGAATCGCTGGAACGCCAGCTGCAGAGCGAAACATCGGCAAACCAGCACCATCCCCTATCCGGCTCGTCCCCGTCGCTGTACACGTCCGAGTCGAGCGGCCCGGCCAGCCATGCAGGAGGCGGGGTGGACCCAACCGGGCGAGGAAAATCGTTGCCACCTGCCATTGGCGCAGGGGTGCCGGTGCTGTCGGCAGCGGTCGGCAGCAATCTGCTAACGACGTCGAACCTCATGCAGAAGAGCATCGGCCAGACGGCACTCAACATCAGCGACTCGGAGCTCTACTCGACCTCCTCCAGCGTGAGCAGCAGCTGTGGCAGCGGCCCGGACAGCAGCAGTAACGCGAGCACCAGCAcgggcagcagtagtagtagcagcagtggcTTCCGCTACACGGACACGAACCGGGCGGGTGTGGTGAAGCAGGAACAGACTGGGcgcggtgctggtggtggtgcgaccACACCGGAAGACGCCGGCGACACCGAGGAGGAGCTGCTGAGCGCCACCGTCCGGTGCCATTCGGGCCGTTGCTCGGCGGAGCGGCAGCGACTGCAGCACGGCAGCCGCGGCATTGCCGCCCGCAACAAGAACTCGATCGAGAGCCTCAGCGAGGACAGCGGGTACTGTGATCATCTGCAGCACGGCGGAGGCAGCATGAACAGTGGTCTGCGCGCACGCTCCAAAAGCTTGACCAACTTCGGTTCGGCCGAGAACATCACGTTCGTGTGCGGcactgccggtggtggtgcactGTTTCCGTCAACACTGTTGCCGGCGGGAGCGCTGTCGAtgacgcagcagcaacacgaacagcagcaaccgctcaGCCTGGACTGTATTGCGATGGAGGTACGTGGCCAGGCCGGCACGTCGCTGTACCACGAGAACCGCCTGTCGACGGTCTGTGATgtggatgaggaggaggaggaggaggaggaggaggaggaggaggagcagtaCGAATCCAAGTGTGACGATGGATGCAGCGCGGATGCCAACTGCATCATCGGCCCCTCACGAACACCGGCAACAAtcgaacggcagcagcagcaacaccaactGTGGACGAATATTAATAATGGTACAAAAATAGAGCGTGGCAGCGTTTCGTGTAAACAACGGACGGGCGAATCGCGTCAGCAGCAGGGTGGTGTGGAGTCGGCCACACGTACGGTGACATCGatggcgtcgtcgtcgtcgtcgtcgcgttCGGAGTGTAAAAATAGCACCCGATGGCGACCGGCACTGTCCCTCAGTGCGCCCGATCTGCTCGTCGGGGCGGCGGAGCGGCACCGGCGGCGACCAGGGCGATCGGGCAGCGAGCGGACCGGCACCTCGGCAGCGTCCGGCACGGCTGGCGGCCTGTACGATCCGATCAGTTTTACCGTGTCCAGCGTGCCCGAGTGTTTGCATCTGTACGGCGGTGCGGCAGCAGCGAATCGATCGCACCACGGCTCGTACAGTGACGGTGACAGCGCGTCCGGTGAGTTTGGCCGGCGGCACGCGCCCAGCGGCTACGGGTACGTCGATTCGGTCGCCAGCCAGAACGTGAATCTGTACGATCTGCAACCGCGGCCGGCCAAGGGCGGCAAAACGGTAACGTTCCAAACCGGCGCTGGCAGTAGCCCGGCCCGGCCGAGGCAAAACATACGGGCGAGCTACGCCAACCTTACCGCCCTCAACTACagcgacgaggacgaggaggacggcCCAGTGTACGGCGGGCGCCGGGGGCATGAGTACTATCTGAGCCGCAACACGTTCCGGACGAGCAGCGGCACAAGACTCGGCGGGGCCAGCCGCACCACGACGGCGTACCAGCCGATTGTACCGCAGCGCACGACGACACTGCTAACCGTGCCTGATATGGAGCACCGACAGCCGGTGGAGAAGATGGATGCGGCGGTGTTgcaggaggatgaggaggaggaggagcaggatcTTGCGGACGATGAGGAAAGTGCGATCTTCCCGGTGGATCGGGACGAGCGGAGCGTGTTCCACTCGCTGCTGGAGGAGATGTCGGCCCACTTTGACCGCAATCTGTCCATCATCAACGATCAGGCCGAGGCGTACGAGCCGATCGCGGCCTTCCTGCACGAGCAGCGCACCGCGGGCAGTTGTGGCGGGTCGCGACCACCTCCAGTCGTCGCGTCGCCCAGCGTCACCAAAACACCTCCGCAAGCTCCGCCGCGTCGAACGCAGATCAAAACGAACCCACACCATGCACCGCAGCaggccggcagcagcagcagtccggCCGTGGTCCCAGCAGCAAGGCCGGTGGCGACGAACCCCGGCGTGACAGCGAGGCGACGAACGTTCGACCAGGACCCGACCAATTTGGTCACCTGCTACGCCGCTAGCCTCGAGCGCTGTACGTTCGATCCGACGGAATCGTCCACCACCAGCCTCGGCCCGTCGGCGACTGATCTGCATACTAATGATGGTGTTGGTGTAGCGCTACCCGCCCGCTACGTGCCAGTTCCGGTGAAGCGTGAGTTTGTGGCCAGCACACCGAACCTGCACTACTACCACGGGGCGGTGAATGGTGCGGAGGCTGGGGAAGAGACTCGCCATCCCGATCATCACAACTCGCTGCGCAAT
Coding sequences within:
- the LOC120900599 gene encoding uncharacterized protein LOC120900599 isoform X17 — its product is MMEQNIFDVSDDISFPWLPAYGEATEANPLNATSSRMLETIVEETSDDDDGRGDKDQGGSQQPLSWSQYDQVWSSGGSDAESVIRVETPSDQDTMSERDFICPPKRRKQETASFGDEFLASDLSAMYGRRPRICEPDGLEPNEYFMKRHNEQRLRFDEIGHDLFTDSDSLSYASLSRSSSLIQFESLERQLQSETSANQHHPLSGSSPSLYTSESSGPASHAGGGVDPTGRGKSLPPAIGAGVPVLSAAVGSNLLTTSNLMQKSIGQTALNISDSELYSTSSSVSSSCGSGPDSSSNASTSTGSSSSSSSGFRYTDTNRAGVVKQEQTGRGAGGGATTPEDAGDTEEELLSATVRCHSGRCSAERQRLQHGSRGIAARNKNSIESLSEDSGYCDHLQHGGGSMNSGLRARSKSLTNFGSAENITFVCGTAGGGALFPSTLLPAGALSMTQQQHEQQQPLSLDCIAMEVRGQAGTSLYHENRLSTVCDVDEEEEEEEEEEEEEQYESKCDDGCSADANCIIGPSRTPATIERQQQQHQLWTNINNGTKIERGSVSCKQRTGESRQQQGGVESATRTVTSMASSSSSSRSECKNSTRWRPALSLSAPDLLVGAAERHRRRPGRSGSERTGTSAASGTAGGLYDPISFTVSSVPECLHLYGGAAAANRSHHGSYSDGDSASGEFGRRHAPSGYGYVDSVASQNVNLYDLQPRPAKGGKTVTFQTGAGSSPARPRQNIRASYANLTALNYSDEDEEDGPVYGGRRGHEYYLSRNTFRTSSGTRLGGASRTTTAYQPIVPQRTTTLLTVPDMEHRQPVEKMDAAVLQEDEEEEEQDLADDEESAIFPVDRDERSVFHSLLEEMSAHFDRNLSIINDQAEAYEPIAAFLHEQRTAGSCGGSRPPPVVASPSVTKTPPQAPPRRTQIKTNPHHAPQQAGSSSSPAVVPAARPVATNPGVTARRRTFDQDPTNLVTCYAASLERCTFDPTESSTTSLGPSATDLHTNDGVGVALPARYVPVPVKREFVASTPNLHYYHGAVNGAEAGEETRHPDHHNSLRNVSTCRSTGSILATASSSRCGLSKGVSFCPIVSEIIWKSTGSSDLEPDDNGSVISNQDFEIDIDEDDFEADDMDHVNYQLETGAGLQRNGVPEREHTKSDGQLYPSTPLQSRNKSEGELYAMIREEEVSGVQHPTTTLIVNDRPEPTVRLNGGSVGGAGVVPMTPSDISSAGQPARFSAMSGGAGGGVVAAEEERRNGAGPQPNSANGNGAMASRSLIASEMRLVNSVGDGVGVKGGSAATMPNQYSVNMTNNNNNNNSSLIKNFKNGKAEKKGKTFLSRISSGFRFSFRNKSKKAMAVGGAGAGAGAGGGMLKQSSSFTAPSNNNNNNNNHISAKNGRGGGSASNSGKENVSADFIFIPLKDRRPNSQPRADEPPTYLQRQLGAAGVTVDDSFTGAEDEPDDCEIAVTRPGGSSYYRSGSSTALHGEGSGPEQHRGGNHVLSSKPPLPKQPPRVVGVCAKRSSASPAKHAHAPRGSPTPPPREAEQDELDSSAVPYGAQRRSPSQPHQYATANGSYGCASSASYYRDGPDTVSIDGGYEDEYYYGAGGGAGLVHQRGSTMGSEQKIGLIETNLDTHETIISGKTRSLMELGGGQHYRGVYHHLQQHQHQQPHHHHHHQNQSAVHGHQLQVHNDPAQPNGAPEHHSHHHRQPGGGDGPGRPHKSMEFLLDKENQRNVLPPENELQKSHETGTNLSEHQLRVQASLQRLNIPDWYKQYSGKDGPGNATPAGPTTAAGTTGASTGTGGGILRKRNSDVGRWTGLSSKTTSLSSLGSHRSDRSPVMLSPSAHSHHGQTGFSRWSTSHLNSNQTSPSVSTRGSFTRGGLNASVISGYSTASAATGANHGNGSSTIRNSFRQPYLGWRSQEKLSQPRTPAERLASSLLQQQQGSSKQKEHQQQQQQSNEPKGKQQQQKDESVVTPEIQSSIIEVTSAIVHYVNDQTNRHSRSRSTSPSQRCWLESSFVGTRPLDSPQTPLIENSSVLGSGHQQQQQQQHQHQQQQPHTAGDHYRFNAGRMNGVAVGRRKDDRSTRGYRDGGMH